GTTGCCCATTTTTTCGTCTCTTGAATTGCATATATTTCGGGAATGGATCGTTTCAACGCCAAGATATGCGCGAGAACCGATTCGGCCATTGGCGTCTTATGGATACCACGTACATTTGTTATCAATATATTTCGTTTAGCTATTTCAAGCAGCGGCATTTTTTCAACACCGGCAGATGCAATCATCAGCCACTTAAGCGATTTTGCTCGTTTTAAAACCGCTTCATCAATATTGACGCCGTAAGTCACAATAACATCTGCCGTTTCAACTTCTTTATCATCAATCGATCCGTCAAAATGAATTGAAGCTGATGGAAACTCATCGATTAATGCTAACTCATCATGTTTTTTTATTTTAAACGTAAACAATATCTCCATCATTCGTTCCCCCTAGAACTTAAGCTTTTGTGATTTCCTGTAAAGTTGTTAATGCGTCATCAATATGGCCTTTCACTCTTACTTTACGCCACTCTTTTACAACTTCCCCTTCAGGGTTAATCAGAAAAGTAGATCGTTCAATCCCCATGTATTCACGTCCGAAGTTCTTCTTTAACTTCCAAACGCCATATTTTTCCGAGACTTCATGATTGTCATCGACTAAAAGCGAGAATGGTAATCCTTTATTTTCGATAAACTTTGTATGAGAAGCCTCATCGTCTGGACTTACTCCCAGAATAACCGCGTTCAATTTACTGAAGTCCTCATACGAATCTCGAAAATCGCAAGCTTGTGTTGTACATCCAGGTGTTGCATCTTTCGGATAAAAATATAAAACAACGTATTTTTCTCCTGCAAAATCAGCGAGTGATACATTGTCGCCATTTTCATTGCGCAGTGTAAATTGTGGTGCTTGTTTTCCTTCAAGGTTTGTCATTAACGATTCCTCCATTATAATTTAGGTACAGGCCAATCAAATACTTTCGTTCTACTTAATGGTACTTGACGCTTCATTCACTTTCAATTTCTTTGGCGTATCAAGTGAATTTTGTTTAGAATAGAAAGGAATGACACGAACGGAGGAAATATAATGATCAGAACAAAGTCAGAAACAATCTATAACGAAGCAACTGAACATATCGTAGGTGGGGTTAATAGTCCATCAAGAGGTTATCATGCAGTTGGCGGGGGCTCTCCAACTGTCATGGATCGCGCGGAAGGTGCATACTTTTGGGATGTAGATGGGAATAAATACATCGACTACCTAGCTGCATATGGTCCGATTATTACAGGTCATGCGCACCCTCATATTACAAAAGCGATTACGCATGCAGCTGAAACCGGTGTTTTATATGGTACGCCGACACAACATGAAGTTAAGTTTGCTAAAATGCTGAAGGAAGCAATGCCTAAAATGGATAAAGTTCGTTTTGTGAATTCAGGCACGGAAGCCGTCATGACAACCATTCGCGTATCTCGCGCTTACACAGGGCGAACAAAAATAATGAAATTCGCTGGATGCTATCACGGACATTCTGACCTCGTCCTTGTTGCGGCGGGTTCCGGCCCAGCAACATTAGGAACTCCAGACTCTGCAGGTGTACCAAAGTCAATCGCGGAAGAAGTCATTACAATTCCATTCAACAATCCTGAAGCTTATAAAGAAGCAATGGCGAAATGGGGAGATGAAATTGCATGTATTCTCATCGAACCGATTGTAGGAAATTTTGGAATCGTTGAACCGAATGAAGGATTTTTGGAACTTGTGCATGATTTAGCTTCACAACATGGTGCGCTTACTGTTTATGATGAAGTAATTACAGCATTTCGATTCCACTACGGCGGCGCCCAGGATATGCTTGGCTTGACGCCCGATTTAACCGCATTAGGTAAAATTATTGGCGGGGGTTTGCCGATTGGCGCATACGGCGGCCGAAAAGAAATTATGGATCAAGTTGCACCATTGGGGCCTGCTTATCAAGCGGGAACGATGGCCGGAAATCCAGCATCCATGCTTTCTGGAATTGCTTGTCTGGAAGTGTTGCAAGAACCAGGAATTTACGATGAAATGGATCGACTTGGGGCAATACTTGAAGAAGGAATTGTAGCATCCGCTAAAAAGCACGGAATTACATTGACAACGAATCGTCTGGGAGGAGCGCTTACATTGTTCTTCACTGATGTGAAAGTTGAAAACTACGAACAAGCTGAAGCAACAGACGGCGATGTATTCGGGAAGTTTTTCAAGTTGTTATTAAAAAATGGAATAAACATTGCCCCTTCTAAGTATGAAGCATGGTTTTTAACGACAGCTCATACAGAATCCATCATTAATGAAACAATTACTGCGGTTGATAAATCATTTGAGGAGCTTGCAGCTACCCTGAATAATTGATCGGGTAAATTAGCGAAAAATACTGTCCACTAAGAAAGGGAGATTTCCATGAGACTTGGTGCCCGCATTATTAAAACCGGTGTTGCGATTGTGTTGGCGTTGTTCATAGCCGAATTACTCCAGCTTCCGCAAACAGTATTCGCGGGAATCGCTGCAATTTTTGCGATTCAGCCTTCTATTTACCGATCCTATTTAAGAATCGTGGAGCAGGTTCAAGGTAACGTCATTGGCGCGGTTATCGCAATCATATTTGTACTTATTTTCGGACATCAACTTGTTGTCATCGGGTTAGCCGCGGTGATCATTATTTTGATTATGAATAAATTAAAGCTTGAAACATCCATTTCAATGGCGCTCGTAATGATGATTGCCATTATGGAAATTAGGAACGATGAATTTCTGACCTATGCCATATTAAGATTTACAACATTTTTCGTAGGTGTCTTTGCAGCATTTTTAGTCAATCTGCTATTTCTACCGCCTAAATATGAAACAAAGTTGTTCCAATCGATTAATCAGACACAAGATGAAATTATTCGATGGACTCGCATTACTGGAAGGCAAACTTCAGATCACATTTCAACGAAAATGGCGCTGAAGACGATAAAAGAAAGACTCTCTACAATTGAGCAGACGTTTCTATTTTATAAAGAGGAACGTAGCTATTTCAAAA
This genomic window from Sporosarcina sp. Marseille-Q4063 contains:
- the bcp gene encoding thioredoxin-dependent thiol peroxidase gives rise to the protein MTNLEGKQAPQFTLRNENGDNVSLADFAGEKYVVLYFYPKDATPGCTTQACDFRDSYEDFSKLNAVILGVSPDDEASHTKFIENKGLPFSLLVDDNHEVSEKYGVWKLKKNFGREYMGIERSTFLINPEGEVVKEWRKVRVKGHIDDALTTLQEITKA
- a CDS encoding glutamate-1-semialdehyde 2,1-aminomutase — its product is MIRTKSETIYNEATEHIVGGVNSPSRGYHAVGGGSPTVMDRAEGAYFWDVDGNKYIDYLAAYGPIITGHAHPHITKAITHAAETGVLYGTPTQHEVKFAKMLKEAMPKMDKVRFVNSGTEAVMTTIRVSRAYTGRTKIMKFAGCYHGHSDLVLVAAGSGPATLGTPDSAGVPKSIAEEVITIPFNNPEAYKEAMAKWGDEIACILIEPIVGNFGIVEPNEGFLELVHDLASQHGALTVYDEVITAFRFHYGGAQDMLGLTPDLTALGKIIGGGLPIGAYGGRKEIMDQVAPLGPAYQAGTMAGNPASMLSGIACLEVLQEPGIYDEMDRLGAILEEGIVASAKKHGITLTTNRLGGALTLFFTDVKVENYEQAEATDGDVFGKFFKLLLKNGINIAPSKYEAWFLTTAHTESIINETITAVDKSFEELAATLNN
- a CDS encoding aromatic acid exporter family protein, whose product is MRLGARIIKTGVAIVLALFIAELLQLPQTVFAGIAAIFAIQPSIYRSYLRIVEQVQGNVIGAVIAIIFVLIFGHQLVVIGLAAVIIILIMNKLKLETSISMALVMMIAIMEIRNDEFLTYAILRFTTFFVGVFAAFLVNLLFLPPKYETKLFQSINQTQDEIIRWTRITGRQTSDHISTKMALKTIKERLSTIEQTFLFYKEERSYFKKISRSKGRKLVVYRQMIAASRRSYEVLQRIHKYENELIDLPEQFRMMVQERLDALLTYHEQLHLKFVGKLKPESMSSDNNEDYIQRHEVLEIFAKEIALTKEQEEFSSYHLLHVLSAILNYEEQLEHLDMLIVSIHKHHKVKINVDFNEESY